From Solidesulfovibrio sp., a single genomic window includes:
- a CDS encoding multidrug resistance efflux transporter family protein, with product MARLLVLGAMAALFFSSTFVLNRAMSLEGGHWVWSASLRYAFMLPILVAWTLVTGGPAALARTLRLFRDHPLFWILAGSVGFGVFYAGVTLAAAFSPGWVVATTWQSTILATPLVLALLGRRVPAKGLAFTTLIFAGIVLVNLEQARGGAGPGSLWGIVAVLVAAVAYPLGNQLVWEARHGGSTRLAAIPRIEGPELDAGRAPTLLLTLGSIPFWLGLVAATQPPPPSREQVVQTALVALFSGVIATTLFLRARAKAKSAYELAATDATQSLEVVFSLLGETLLLAGAWPGPAGALGVALAVTGLVLYVCRQV from the coding sequence ATGGCCCGACTGCTTGTCCTGGGGGCCATGGCCGCCCTGTTTTTCAGCAGCACCTTTGTCCTCAACCGGGCCATGAGCCTGGAAGGAGGCCATTGGGTCTGGTCGGCCAGCCTGCGCTACGCCTTCATGCTGCCGATCCTGGTGGCCTGGACGCTGGTCACGGGCGGCCCGGCCGCCTTGGCCCGGACCCTGCGCCTTTTCCGCGACCATCCGCTGTTCTGGATCCTGGCCGGCTCGGTGGGCTTCGGCGTCTTCTACGCCGGGGTGACCCTGGCCGCCGCCTTTTCCCCGGGCTGGGTGGTGGCCACCACCTGGCAGTCGACGATCCTGGCCACGCCGCTGGTCCTGGCCCTGCTGGGCCGCCGGGTGCCGGCCAAGGGCCTGGCCTTCACCACCCTTATTTTCGCCGGCATCGTGCTGGTCAACCTGGAGCAGGCCCGGGGCGGGGCCGGGCCGGGGAGCCTGTGGGGCATCGTGGCCGTGCTGGTGGCCGCCGTGGCCTATCCCCTGGGCAACCAGCTCGTCTGGGAGGCGCGCCACGGCGGTTCGACGCGCCTGGCCGCCATTCCCCGCATCGAGGGGCCCGAACTCGACGCCGGCCGGGCGCCGACCCTGCTGTTGACGCTCGGCTCCATCCCCTTCTGGCTGGGCCTTGTGGCCGCGACCCAGCCGCCGCCGCCCTCCCGGGAACAGGTCGTGCAGACGGCCCTGGTGGCCCTTTTTTCCGGGGTGATCGCCACCACGCTCTTCTTGCGGGCGCGCGCCAAGGCCAAGAGCGCCTACGAACTGGCGGCCACGGACGCCACCCAGTCCCTGGAGGTGGTGTTCTCGCTTTTGGGCGAAACCCTGCTGCTGGCCGGGGCCTGGCCCGGGCCGGCCGGGGCCCTGGGCGTGGCCCTGGCCGTCACCGGGCTCGTGCTCTACGTCTGCCGGCAGGTCTGA
- a CDS encoding HD domain-containing protein: MIDRQAALALVLAENPNPGLIAHGRQTEAVMRALATELGQDPELWGVTGLLHDLDYPRTAAEPARHGLALRDALPEGALPEEALRAIAAHNDEHTGVAPETAFDYALRAAESVTGIISAAALVRPDRMVGMAPKSIKKKMKDKAFAANVRRANILECEKAGLALDAFLALAIAAIADVAAETGLA; the protein is encoded by the coding sequence ATGATCGACCGTCAAGCCGCCCTGGCCCTTGTTTTGGCCGAAAACCCCAATCCGGGGCTCATCGCCCACGGCCGCCAGACCGAGGCCGTCATGCGGGCCCTGGCGACCGAGCTCGGCCAGGACCCGGAGCTGTGGGGCGTAACCGGCCTGCTCCACGACCTGGACTATCCCCGCACGGCCGCCGAGCCCGCGCGCCACGGCCTGGCCCTGCGCGACGCCCTGCCCGAGGGGGCGCTGCCCGAGGAGGCCCTGCGCGCCATCGCCGCCCACAACGACGAACACACCGGCGTGGCCCCGGAGACGGCCTTCGACTACGCCCTGCGCGCCGCCGAATCCGTCACCGGCATCATCAGCGCCGCCGCCCTGGTGCGCCCGGACCGCATGGTCGGCATGGCCCCGAAAAGCATCAAGAAAAAGATGAAGGACAAGGCCTTTGCCGCAAACGTCAGGCGGGCCAACATCCTGGAGTGCGAAAAGGCCGGGCTGGCCCTGGACGCCTTCCTGGCCCTGGCCATCGCCGCCATCGCGGACGTCGCCGCCGAGACCGGACTGGCCTGA